Proteins encoded by one window of Salvia splendens isolate huo1 chromosome 5, SspV2, whole genome shotgun sequence:
- the LOC121804520 gene encoding protein LSD1-like: MQSQVVCSGCRTVLLYPSGATNVCCAICNMVTSVPPPGMEMAQLICGGCRTLLMHARGATSVRCSCCHTVNLVPAATPPNNVAHVNCGNCHTMLMYPAGAPSVKCAICHFITNVNMADTRVPIPVNRPVGNSNSAPTQSTSTVTTAHSHNQTVVVQNPMTVDESGKLVSNVVVGVTT; this comes from the exons ATGCAGAGCCAAGTTGTTTGCAGTGGGTGTAGAACTGTCCTTCTTTACCCAAGCGGAGCTACAAATGTTTGCTGTGCAATTTGCAATATGGTCACTTCCGTGCCACCACCGG GGATGGAAATGGCTCAATTAATATGTGGAGGTTGTCGCACCTTGCTTATGCATGCTCGTGGAGCAACAAGTGTCAGGTGCTCCTGCTGTCACACTGTAAATCTTGTGCCAG CTGCCACGCCTCCTAACAATGTTGCTCATGTTAACTGTGGAAATTGCCATACTATGCTGATGTATCCTGCTGGAGCGCCATCTGTAAAATGTGCTATTTGTCACTTCATCACGAATGTTAAT ATGGCCGATACTAGAGTTCCCATTCCTGTAAATAGACCTGTAGGGAACTCCAATTCTGCACCAACACAATCTACATCTACA GTAACAACAGCTCATTCTCACAATCAAACGGTAGTGGTGCAGAATCCCATGACTGTCGATGAAAGTGGCAAGTTG GTGAGCAATGTGGTCGTTGGCGTGACGACATAA